In Littorina saxatilis isolate snail1 linkage group LG8, US_GU_Lsax_2.0, whole genome shotgun sequence, a single genomic region encodes these proteins:
- the LOC138974327 gene encoding uncharacterized protein: MGYSREIRLACEDCTFTKQQHSCSRLDGSNNITMGFDVNNSIVMCFNELGCGEAALRKFSAIMSIPGLSHNTYRRISKKVGGAHREVTANVLQAAVQAVHDANAHGDPDFDNGDNSDEGGDAACAANDGDSSDSANVDSDDDSSHSGSTASTARRDSDDEGEGRH; encoded by the exons ATGGGATATTCAAGAGAAATAAGACTGGCTTGTGAG GATTGCACCTTCACAAAGCAGCAGCATTCATGTAGCCGACTTGATGGGAGCAACAACATCACTATGGGGTTTGACGTCAACAACTCCATTGTCATGTGCTTCAACGAGTTAGGATGTGGCGAGGCAGCTCTTCGGAAGTTCTCTGCCATCATGTCGATTCCAGGATTGTCGCACAACACCTATCGGCGTATCTCCAAGAAGGTGGGTGGTGCACACAGAGAGGTGACTGCAAATGTCTTGCAGGCAGCTGTTCAAGCTGTGCATGATGCCAATGCACATGGCGACCCGGACTTTGACAACGGTGACAACAGTGACGAAGGTGGTGACGCCGCGTGTGCAGCTAATGATGGTGACAGCAGCGACTCTGCAAATGTTGACAGTGACGACGACAGTAGTCATAGTGGCTCTACTGCTAGCACAGCAAGAAGAGACAGTGATGATGAAGGTGAGGGTCGGCATTGA